The proteins below are encoded in one region of Paenibacillus sp. YYML68:
- a CDS encoding ATP-grasp fold amidoligase family protein, whose product MQDQIQALIQRFMHYHGYTPDLVTPRTFSEKLQWIKLHGQLERFAPYADKYEVREYVARTIGEPHLIPLIGVYERTQDVDLDSLPSAFIMKATHGSGWNRIVHDKQTVDWADTCAQLDQWLATSFGEQSGEACYTPIRGRVVIEELITDPLGDLKDYKLFCFHGKVRMIQVDAERYGDHKRNLYDAEWTQLPARLRFDNITEPVEKPAQLDELIAIAERLAEPFPFVRVDLYYTSGRIYFGELTFAPGNGFLKFEPFAYDQLLGEWLDLSKCQIHHT is encoded by the coding sequence GTGCAAGACCAAATCCAAGCTCTCATTCAGCGCTTCATGCACTATCACGGCTACACCCCTGACCTCGTGACGCCTCGCACGTTCAGCGAGAAGCTGCAGTGGATCAAGCTGCACGGCCAGCTCGAGCGGTTCGCACCCTATGCAGACAAATACGAGGTGCGCGAATATGTAGCGCGGACGATTGGCGAGCCCCATCTCATCCCGCTCATAGGCGTGTACGAGCGCACACAGGACGTCGACCTCGACAGCCTGCCCAGCGCCTTCATCATGAAGGCAACGCACGGCTCCGGCTGGAACCGGATCGTCCACGATAAGCAGACCGTCGATTGGGCAGACACATGTGCCCAGCTGGATCAATGGCTCGCGACGAGCTTCGGCGAGCAATCAGGGGAAGCGTGCTACACGCCAATACGCGGTCGAGTCGTCATCGAGGAGCTCATCACCGATCCGCTTGGTGATCTCAAGGATTACAAGCTCTTCTGCTTCCACGGCAAGGTGAGAATGATTCAGGTCGATGCGGAGCGGTACGGCGATCATAAGCGTAACTTATATGACGCGGAGTGGACCCAGCTTCCGGCTCGGCTGCGCTTCGATAACATCACCGAGCCTGTCGAGAAGCCTGCGCAGCTCGATGAGTTGATCGCCATCGCCGAGAGGCTGGCGGAGCCGTTCCCATTCGTTCGCGTTGACCTGTATTATACGAGCGGCCGCATCTACTTCGGAGAGCTGACGTTCGCACCTGGAAATGGCTTCCTTAAGTTCGAGCCGTTCGCTTACGACCAGCTGCTCGGAGAGTGGCTGGATTTGAGTAAGTGTCAAATTCATCACACCTAG
- a CDS encoding DDE-type integrase/transposase/recombinase, protein MSHQITKEQIALARYALIAPIVSRQTPLAPGELGAWLRETASRMYELPGSRRQQVSVRTLERYLEAYRKGGWEALMPRERATDGRTRLAPSLLQQAIELRRQRPARSVEQLIFLLEESGAAAPGQIAVSTLARHLRRAGVSRGQVIEASSAQTFRRFEAEDILELLQADFKHFVYLPDPKEPKKKRKTILLAILDDYSRYVVQAQIYWDEQLPRLEDSLKKAILRHGIPEMFYCDNGSAFSAHHLARICGRLGIELRHSRPYRPQGRGKVERLFQFVDSSFRPEVQALIDRGEVTTLEDVNQALRSWLDGYYHLRVHSSTKQTPHERFEASTKARKRRPLTELNEMFLWEEERTVDKTGCIQLSGNTYEVDSELARKRIALRYDPYDLTELQVWFEGKRYADAVPIDLKKRRKRKPDEVKPVEVETSAETLSFVELAEKKRQAQWEQDEVSYAQRQGGEVR, encoded by the coding sequence ATGTCTCATCAGATTACAAAGGAACAGATTGCCCTAGCGCGGTATGCGCTTATTGCCCCCATCGTCAGCCGTCAAACCCCGCTTGCGCCGGGGGAGCTGGGAGCGTGGCTTCGCGAAACCGCAAGCCGCATGTACGAGCTTCCCGGAAGTCGTCGTCAGCAGGTCAGCGTTCGGACGCTGGAACGGTACCTAGAAGCGTACCGCAAGGGGGGATGGGAGGCGCTGATGCCGCGCGAGCGAGCAACAGACGGACGTACCCGGCTGGCTCCAAGCTTACTGCAGCAAGCCATTGAGCTGCGACGGCAACGGCCAGCTCGCAGCGTGGAGCAGCTGATCTTCCTGCTCGAAGAGAGCGGAGCAGCCGCCCCGGGCCAAATCGCCGTTAGCACATTAGCCAGGCACCTCAGACGAGCTGGCGTCAGCCGCGGACAAGTCATAGAAGCGAGTTCGGCTCAGACGTTTCGCCGCTTTGAGGCGGAAGATATATTAGAGCTGCTGCAGGCAGACTTCAAGCACTTCGTCTACTTGCCTGATCCGAAGGAGCCGAAGAAGAAGCGAAAGACCATTCTGCTGGCCATCCTCGATGACTACAGCCGATACGTGGTGCAGGCTCAAATCTATTGGGACGAGCAACTGCCTCGGCTAGAGGACAGCTTGAAAAAAGCAATCCTCCGTCACGGCATTCCGGAGATGTTCTATTGTGACAACGGCTCCGCTTTCTCGGCTCACCATTTAGCCCGTATTTGCGGGCGGCTCGGCATTGAGCTTCGGCATAGTAGACCTTACCGGCCTCAAGGTCGTGGGAAGGTAGAGCGTCTGTTCCAGTTTGTCGATAGCAGCTTCCGCCCCGAGGTGCAGGCGCTCATCGACCGGGGAGAAGTGACGACGCTGGAGGACGTAAACCAAGCGCTTCGCAGCTGGCTGGATGGTTACTACCATCTCCGCGTGCACAGCAGCACGAAACAGACGCCGCATGAACGCTTCGAGGCAAGCACGAAGGCGCGCAAGCGCAGGCCGCTTACCGAGTTGAATGAGATGTTCCTATGGGAAGAGGAGCGCACCGTAGACAAAACCGGCTGTATCCAGCTGTCCGGTAACACCTATGAGGTCGACAGCGAGCTTGCCCGTAAGCGAATCGCGCTTCGATACGATCCGTACGACTTGACAGAGCTGCAGGTCTGGTTCGAGGGCAAGCGATACGCCGATGCGGTGCCGATCGATCTGAAAAAGCGTCGCAAGCGCAAGCCGGATGAAGTGAAGCCTGTAGAGGTCGAGACGTCGGCGGAGACATTGTCGTTCGTTGAGCTTGCCGAGAAGAAGCGTCAGGCGCAGTGGGAGCAAGATGAAGTGAGCTATGCACAGCGTCAAGGTGGTGAGGTGCGATGA
- a CDS encoding ExeA family protein translates to MTRRPFTREVEPCYEFQGHREAYARLSMAVENRLLGVLTGEVGSGKSALLRRLFRSLDTMRTHPIYISMADLKPRDFYGQLLAHVDEEAPYSVAKARRLWGEVMSRREAQGERNILVVIDEAHEMNEAMLLELRFVMSHQMDARSLFPVLLAGQPELRKKLRLKKYESISQRIGIQYHLSGMSREETAGYVRHHMGAAELQRPVFSDSAIQMLHAASQGIPRVVNQICSQALYDVERSDAEVVEDGHIGRVLSDMDRQRGTAG, encoded by the coding sequence ATGACACGACGTCCCTTTACGCGCGAGGTGGAGCCGTGCTACGAGTTTCAAGGACACCGGGAAGCGTACGCCCGACTAAGCATGGCGGTCGAGAACCGGCTGCTCGGTGTCTTGACCGGTGAAGTGGGCAGCGGAAAATCCGCTCTATTGCGGCGTTTATTCCGATCGCTGGACACGATGCGCACACATCCGATCTACATCAGCATGGCGGACCTGAAGCCAAGAGACTTTTACGGACAGCTTCTGGCGCACGTCGATGAAGAGGCCCCTTACTCCGTCGCGAAGGCGCGTCGGTTGTGGGGCGAGGTGATGTCTCGGCGGGAGGCGCAGGGAGAGCGCAACATTCTCGTCGTCATCGACGAAGCTCACGAAATGAACGAAGCGATGCTGCTGGAGCTGCGCTTTGTGATGAGTCACCAGATGGATGCGAGGTCGCTATTCCCTGTACTGCTTGCGGGTCAGCCGGAGCTACGGAAGAAGCTACGCTTGAAGAAGTATGAGTCGATTAGCCAGCGCATCGGCATCCAGTACCATCTAAGCGGGATGAGCCGTGAGGAGACGGCGGGCTACGTCCGTCATCATATGGGAGCGGCTGAGCTGCAGCGGCCTGTGTTTTCCGACAGTGCGATCCAGATGCTGCACGCAGCAAGCCAGGGCATCCCACGAGTGGTGAACCAAATTTGCAGCCAAGCGCTCTATGACGTCGAGCGTTCGGACGCCGAAGTAGTCGAGGATGGGCACATTGGGCGTGTGCTGTCTGATATGGACCGACAGCGAGGGACGGCGGGATAA
- a CDS encoding IS4 family transposase yields the protein MDKDTLFSAFGKWVAPINPNIIPNWQSTTTLDRYVKKLDTLVFLYIFIEAQLEKRKGLRSIMRKLEHDEEFQKQLGIASISASQLSRKNNQLDPEVLQAILCNLITQLHRDARPISGRIGTVKIIDSSTISVCLQRYKWATFRKTKAGVKLHLRVAFADPDHVYPDKAVVTPARPADRSQMDVLIDESDVTYLMDRGYLDYGKYDSYCERGIRFVSRLKDNAVVEEVEELSVNTDSDIIRDVKVVLGKAHKRMQHPLRMIVTTDGRGNEVRIITNRFDLTAEELGDLYRSRWQIEMFFRWVKQNLKLTCFYGDSENAVMNQIWICLIAYCLLLLMKLELGTSRTLTELIEALKELMWQPWLRMVAAVERKPSRTSRGRQKKQKDQ from the coding sequence ATGGACAAGGATACACTATTTTCTGCATTTGGTAAATGGGTTGCACCAATAAATCCAAACATCATCCCGAATTGGCAAAGCACGACTACGCTCGACCGTTATGTGAAAAAGCTCGACACCTTAGTCTTTCTGTACATCTTCATCGAAGCACAGTTAGAGAAGCGAAAGGGTCTTCGTTCCATCATGCGAAAGCTGGAGCACGACGAGGAATTTCAAAAGCAACTCGGCATTGCTTCGATCAGTGCATCCCAGTTGTCCCGTAAAAATAATCAACTGGACCCAGAAGTACTTCAAGCCATCCTTTGTAATCTCATTACACAGTTGCATCGAGATGCTAGGCCGATATCAGGGCGCATCGGAACGGTCAAGATTATAGACTCTTCTACGATCAGCGTTTGCCTACAGCGGTATAAATGGGCGACTTTCCGAAAAACGAAAGCAGGCGTGAAACTGCACCTGCGAGTGGCATTTGCTGACCCCGACCATGTTTATCCGGATAAGGCAGTGGTTACGCCTGCAAGGCCCGCAGACCGCAGCCAAATGGACGTCCTGATCGATGAGTCGGACGTCACGTATCTGATGGACCGCGGGTATCTGGACTACGGCAAATACGACAGTTACTGCGAGCGTGGCATTCGATTCGTATCACGATTAAAGGACAATGCTGTTGTCGAAGAAGTGGAAGAACTTTCGGTGAACACAGATTCAGACATCATCCGCGATGTCAAAGTCGTGCTAGGCAAAGCTCACAAGCGCATGCAGCACCCCCTTCGTATGATCGTCACCACAGACGGTCGCGGTAATGAGGTCCGTATCATTACGAATCGGTTCGACCTGACGGCAGAAGAGCTTGGTGACCTGTATCGTAGCCGCTGGCAGATCGAGATGTTCTTCCGGTGGGTCAAGCAGAACCTGAAGCTAACCTGTTTTTACGGTGACAGCGAGAACGCAGTGATGAATCAGATTTGGATCTGTTTAATTGCATACTGCTTGCTGCTGCTTATGAAGCTAGAACTGGGAACGAGTCGAACGTTAACGGAACTCATTGAGGCTTTGAAAGAACTCATGTGGCAACCGTGGCTGAGGATGGTCGCAGCAGTAGAGCGAAAACCAAGTCGAACTTCGAGAGGGCGACAGAAGAAACAGAAAGACCAGTAA
- a CDS encoding P-loop NTPase fold protein, with amino-acid sequence MNQKEVVNILKLIYEENADNNPCIFIDGDWGVGKTYSINSLKEEENEEIKFKYVSVFGKNELEQIEKDLIMQLLTITNKMNKIKDNNTIKLFGNIVTEALKIGGIDVNFSDLLNNLRIENIGPKFGERVVLCIDDLERKSPNVEIKDLLGLIERASTNYSVIFIANSAKFDHDDRETLNEYKEKLIDFQFTINQIDLETLEKVAHLGSNGLSIEIQKSISRIYLNNLNDELNQGKRLNNIRQFRKCIELIQRISDVVVEMKHPNDSFVIDEDIVILCMKVIDEYFHSSPEDTKKNWLTTNYKKAMYDAFRSIFLFEPYDDTVLQDYLIQNSEISKDVRKLYSGSVALHKS; translated from the coding sequence ATGAACCAAAAAGAAGTTGTAAATATTTTAAAACTAATCTATGAAGAGAATGCTGATAATAATCCTTGTATATTTATTGATGGGGATTGGGGTGTTGGTAAAACATATAGTATTAATAGCTTAAAAGAAGAAGAAAATGAAGAAATCAAATTTAAATATGTTTCAGTTTTTGGTAAGAATGAACTCGAACAAATTGAAAAAGACTTAATTATGCAGTTACTGACTATAACCAACAAAATGAATAAGATTAAAGATAACAATACAATTAAACTATTTGGGAACATTGTTACTGAGGCTCTAAAAATAGGTGGTATAGATGTAAACTTTAGCGACTTACTAAACAACTTGAGAATTGAGAATATCGGCCCAAAATTTGGTGAAAGAGTAGTATTATGCATTGATGATTTAGAAAGAAAGTCCCCTAATGTTGAGATTAAGGATTTACTAGGGTTAATTGAAAGGGCATCTACAAATTACAGTGTTATTTTTATTGCTAATTCAGCTAAATTTGACCATGATGATAGAGAAACATTAAATGAATATAAAGAAAAACTGATAGATTTTCAATTTACGATAAATCAAATCGATTTAGAAACACTCGAAAAAGTTGCACATTTAGGCAGTAACGGCTTGAGCATCGAAATTCAAAAATCAATATCCCGAATATATTTAAATAATTTGAATGACGAGCTTAATCAAGGAAAACGGTTGAACAACATCAGACAGTTTAGAAAATGTATAGAATTAATACAACGAATCAGTGATGTTGTTGTAGAAATGAAACATCCAAATGATAGTTTTGTTATAGACGAAGATATAGTGATACTTTGTATGAAAGTTATTGATGAATATTTCCATTCAAGTCCAGAAGATACAAAGAAGAACTGGCTGACTACAAATTATAAGAAAGCTATGTATGATGCATTTCGCTCAATTTTCTTGTTTGAACCATACGATGATACAGTATTACAGGATTACCTTATTCAAAATAGTGAAATTAGCAAAGACGTTAGGAAACTATATTCAGGTTCAGTAGCGTTGCATAAATCATGA
- a CDS encoding response regulator transcription factor — protein sequence MEEMKIKVLLVDDHEMVRIGLAAVLGTEDDIEVVGEASGGQEGIRLALEYRPDVVLMDLVMEGMDGIETTRRLLEQHPDCKVIVLTSFIDDAKIYPVIEAGAFSYLLKTSRAAEIAQAIRSAVRGQSVLEPQVASKLMNRFRQPKQEAMPHEELTDREMEVLRLIASGKSNQDVADELFIGVKTVKFHVTNILAKLGVEDRTQAAIYAFKQGLVE from the coding sequence ATGGAAGAGATGAAGATTAAGGTGCTGCTCGTGGACGACCACGAGATGGTGCGTATTGGCCTTGCTGCCGTACTCGGTACCGAGGACGATATTGAGGTGGTGGGCGAGGCGAGCGGCGGTCAGGAGGGCATTCGGCTCGCGCTGGAGTACCGTCCTGACGTCGTGCTGATGGATCTCGTCATGGAAGGGATGGACGGGATCGAGACGACGCGCCGATTGCTCGAGCAGCATCCTGACTGCAAGGTGATCGTGCTGACGAGCTTCATAGACGATGCGAAGATTTACCCTGTCATCGAAGCGGGAGCGTTCAGCTATTTGCTGAAGACGTCCCGCGCTGCCGAGATCGCGCAAGCGATACGCTCTGCCGTGCGCGGACAATCCGTGCTCGAGCCGCAGGTCGCCTCGAAGCTAATGAATCGGTTCCGCCAGCCGAAGCAGGAGGCGATGCCGCACGAGGAGCTCACCGACCGCGAGATGGAGGTGCTGCGGCTCATTGCCTCCGGCAAGTCCAATCAGGACGTGGCGGACGAGCTGTTCATCGGCGTCAAGACGGTGAAGTTCCACGTCACGAACATTCTCGCGAAGCTGGGCGTGGAGGATCGGACACAGGCTGCGATCTACGCGTTCAAGCAGGGCTTGGTGGAGTAG